TTATCTGAGCAGATCTGGATGTGTGGAGGGGAGATCGAGATCATCCCCTGCTCTCGAGTGGGACACATCTTCCGAGGACAGAATCCCTACAAGTTCCCCAAAGACAGGCAGAAGACGGTAGAGCGTAACCTGGCCAGGGTGGCCGAGGTCTGGCTGGACGAGTACAAGGACCTGTTCTACGGCCACGGGTACCACCACCTGCTGGACAAAAAGACCATCGACATCGGCAACCTCACCGAGCAGATCGAGCTGAGGAAGAAGCTCCAGTGCAAGAGCTTCAAGTGGTACCTGGACAACGTGTATCCAGACATGAACGCTCCTCTAGTCAAAGCTGAAGGCCTGGTATGTAGATCCAAaatctttgtttacattttcttaaGGGCTTAAAAATTCAAGTTTGTTCAGCTTCTGTTGTTATCTCTGCTGAGAGCCTCTTAAAGGTGCAGTCTGCCATTCTAATCCACTACACTTTCTGTAAGATTTACCGCCATGGCCACTTTTAATATGAACATTTCACATTGTAACATTATGCACTGCAAAAGCTGAAATCTcagtaagatgaaatatcttagatcaaggggatatatgcttataggatagttcttcttagtcagcatttttttatgttcgactgttttaagtgttttggtccttaattatctaaataagatattacagcttgttactgagattttatgacctatactgagtaaatacatgcttgaaactagaatatcaaaagttacaaagctgtttcatcaacaagACTTACAAGaggcaaaaagacagaaaatgactaaaaataagacacaaaatgaccaaagtaaagaaacaaaatagctaaaaaagacacaacagacacaaatgactaaaaaaagagacaaaatgaccaaaaaagagacaaaattacggaaaaaaagacacaaaatgaccaaaaaaagacacaaaatgactaaaaaaagaaacaaaatgaccaaaaaaagatacaaaatgacaaaaaaaaaaagacttctttcgactatttcacttttttaaagtgttttggtTCTTAattacaccacccttgttttcttcagtttcttgttcattttaatgcaatggtacaactaaagctacatttgtttggacaaatataatagctaataaaaatagctcataagagtttaatttaagagctgatatctagacattttccatggttttcttgataatgattttggttattattaaaataaaaaaacatggaaaatgtctagatatcagctcttttaattaaactcttatgagctatttttgttgttatcattatatttgtccaaaaaatgtacctttagttgtaccaggcattaaaatgaacaagaaattgaagaaaacaatggtctaataattgtttccatgactgtatgacaaaaatgaaagaaaaaaaataaaagcacaataggTCCTCTTTAACAAAATCCACCCACACAGAGACTGTGATTGTGCTCCTTTGGAACAAAGAGCAGCTATCCATTTAATCCTTTCAGCTTTCTGTCAGGATCCATTGAAGGAAATGAGAACAGCAACAAGGCCAATTGTCATGCACTAATGAAAATCAGAAACCAAATGTTTCCAGGGCAGTTGTTTCACTTctgtaaagttattttttcatgttatttttccTTGTAGGTCTTTAATCGTGGCTTAAGAAAATGCCTCAGTCTGCAGAAGGGCTCTCTGTCGTTCGAGACATGTGATCTCAGCAAGCAGGTAGGTGTTTTTTATTTCCCTGGCAATGTTTCAGGGGAAATTGGGTACGTATTGTGCAATTCTGGCCTCATGACTGATATAATTAAGGGGGGCGCATAACAAAAACATCCAGGAATAGATCTAGATCGGGACAAATGCAATCAGTCCAAGACAGGACACGAGCCACGATAAACAAGGGTGGAGTCCAAGACGAGACCGAGCCTTTCTAAATGTGGTCGTTTTGGATTTACAGCAGCCCCACTGAGCAATCCTTCAAAATCTTTCAGTTTTCATGGAGCATAATTACACCCttacggctcctctctctctctctctctctctctctctctctctctgtctctctggtatTCAGAGTCAGCACTTTAATTACACCTGGATGAGGCACGTTCGCCAGCAGGATCTATGCATCACTCCCCACAACCAGGGCAGCAGCCTCGCTTTACAAGTGTGTGACAACGCCAAGAGTGACCATCGCTGGTTCCACAAGTCGTCTAAAGCCGCTCTGGTGAGTTGATGTTGGgcgtgttgtttgttttgtctacgatctttgtttttctttcctttttcctaCTCAGAAAACAGGACTGCCctgctttaacccatttaagccgggaaagaattaccgcatttctaccattaaaaccgagggggctgttgcgttattctactaTTAAacccgggaaagcggatacgtcgttttgtagtatttgtagttttttttccacctattttcggtctcttggccaatgaaatgcatcagaatacatgtgggagtgtcgcaatgcaacatgggagttttcagaactttgaaatcatcaccaaaaaaagacacaaaatgaccaagagaagacacaacatgaccaaaaaaatacataaaaagagacaaaatgactaaaaaaaagacacactatgactaaaaaaagacacaaaagacacaaaatgagaatacatgtgggagtgtcgcaatgcaacatgggacttttccagaactttgaaatcatcaccaaaaaaagacataaaatgacaaaataactaaaaaaagacacaaaatgagaatacatgtgagAGTATCGCAATGCAAcgtgggacttttccagaactttgaaatcatggcggaagacgactatagcggagggagctcagatatgacagcaaatactttttgaatttcatttctatctgctacagaggctgaaaaatctattatttagtaggaagcggtGACACTTCtattgaatttccagaaaaacttcaggttttagggggttattttaaaatcgcccagaggttttacaggaattttttccaggcgttttaggcctaaatgggttaaaatgttGCTGTCAGTTGGAAATTAGTGTCCTAGAATCAAAGAGGCCAAAGCTCATTAATCATGCttcctgttttgtttgtatAAAGGCGGAGCACCTCATAGCAGAGTTCGTTTCCCACCACATGTGCCTGGAGGCGGGGGCTGATGGCACTCTTATCCTCAATCCATGTGAAACCATGAGCGCTTTCCAAAAGTGGCAGTTCACCAACTACCATGCGTAGCGAGGGGGCTGGATTGTGTCAAACATGCACTATAGAGACCTGCAGTGACCTCACACACTACAGTACGGTACGGTCTGGGGTCCAGACTGACACATACTGTCCACAGGAAGCGCTTTGGTGGCAGTGAAGTGGTGTAAAGCAGAGGGGGATGTGGGGATGTGCaatgtttttaatttccttttatcatATCAGCTTGGACTGACTTTGAGATTTAAACACTCCTGTGCCTGAGGAAAGAGAGCAGCGTCTCTCTGTTTTGGATCAGAGATTCATATCTGAGGAAGAACACTCCAACATATCATCTCCCTGCCAAAGAATAACAGTGCCGCTTTGatgtaaaaaagaataaatgtctttttgtgtttttttgctctgcTGGGACTGAATAATGACTTCAATGATTTGCATGTAGAATGTGTACTTTTGTAttaaatacatctttttttttttttcctttgggtGCAACATCTTTTTTTCTAGATGTCGTATTTTTATGTTTGGTGAGGCACATGAGGGAAACGGCTGCTTCTATGGTGTTTAATGCTCCATTATTTAGGTGaaggtttcttttttgtttgtgaaaACTGTCTATTTGTATGAATTTCTTCTTGTCACTAGAGGGAAGTGTTGTGTATAAAACCCAACGTGCTGTGATTTCATGATTTTGTGGCCTGTTATCAAATCCTTTAACCACATACTGAtggaaaagtcaaaataaaaggaTGCCGATGAGAACTTATTATCATGTATCTCTTTATTGTTTCTTTATCCAGGAGCCATTAGGAcatgcaaatatatatttagttgtttttgtcaaagtcaaattcatttatatagcgcctttACAGACAGTGGAGCTGCACTAAAGTGCTTCacacaaaaagtgcaataaaatacagaattgacaaagttggaagaaacaaaacaaaaagtttttgaatttttttgcagtgatagAATGTCTGAAATTACTGTACTTAAGATATTTGCACTCAAAACATATGAAGagtttataaaatatgtttttgtataaattaaactgcccaacaatgacaaaaaaatatagtgTAATTAATCAAGTAGTTTGACAGAACTACTTTGagcatttcagtcattttttatgtaaaaaaaaatgtctgaattaATCTGCATTgagtacatttattttcaatactttagatatattttttgattatacaaacatacagtactttaagataagtaatgttttcaatgcaggacCTTTTGTGGTTTCTTACAGTGCagtattggggtttttttttacttaagtaaatataATACTTCTCCCTTCACCAATCACTCAAAAATACTTACCCTAATGCTAGAGGTTAAGCTACTGAAGCTCTAATACCAAACAACATCTTGGTTATTACAGCTAGTAGGATTATAAAAACCCTTAAGGCGTCTTATTTGTGTAATCTGCTGCTTAAATACCTTCCTTACATAAGATGTTTTCATCCTTAAAGCATCAGATGAAAATCATAAATCTTAGATATGAGATGTTTTTTAGGCATTGCTCTCCGATCAGATACTAcacaacatataataaaataataatcttcATTTGGAAAACTTGTGTGAGCTGGAGAGTTACATCAGAGATTTCCAATATTATGTACAAGTAGATTTTAGAACAAATAAATATGCGAATGGCACCACATGTATGGAAGCCATGAGAGGCAACATAGAAAATACTCTGGTGATCCAATTATTAATGTCTGATTTAAAtagttttctctcctgtgtttttttattatttaaaacaggtgAAAGGGAAGTCTTTATCAGGATTTATATACCaagtttcttatttttttaaatctttttttctgtgaagaCATTTGTGTAGAAAAAAAGTGCCAGGATACTTTTTGAAGTGTTTgaagtgtttgttgttgcaatactcattttggccacaagaggcaaAAGGGCACTAATATCCAAATAGTGTAGATTAATTGCAAAAGCATAATACATACACCGTGTGTTTAGagaaaataagtaagtaaagacATAAATGCATTTAGTCCTGTTTAAAACATATTGTAGTTATGCACATCAGTTTTTTGTGATAtattacaacaataaacacataaagattatgtatgtatgtatgtatgtatgtatgtatgtatacttttccttctgtttttagctgttttttccttttttatcctttttataattagactgttgcttttaacctgtagcactttgagatttcctgtaatgtaaactgcattacaaataaaatgcattattattataattattaaagtTAAATTCTTACTTTCAGTGTTTAAAACAACAGGACTGTCCTGCTTCAAAATGTTGCTGttagttaaaaatgaatgagaGAGTTCAAAGGCTAAAGCTTTGTTCATTAATCATGCTTCCTGTTTTGTGAATTAAATTATTTCCCCATCTTTCACAGATCACAAgtaaaacaactgcaaaaacCCTTTTCACCTGTTCTGAGGTCATAAATACAGACGAAAACTAATTAGAGCAGACCTAGAAAATTgaccttttttcttcttatgtGTCTCATGGCTTCTGTATACATGACATAGATGTATCAGTTTTGTTATGCGTCATGTCCAACTGCATACTTTCCCAGAAAAGAAACCATCTTTTTACAAATTCACCACCATGAACTCAAACTTCTCGATCTTCTGGCGGGTGTTGCCTCTGCGGATCTTGCGGTAGCACACGGTGCTGTAtttggaggaggaagagaggtggTTGAAGGATTCCTGGGTGCTGACTCTGCTGCAGGATTTCCTCAGCAGAGGCAGAGTGGAGGAGCCTGGACTGGGCTTTTGATGAAATCCTACAGGGGCGTGGAAGTTGTGGTCCTGCTGTGGCTCCACCTGAAGCTGTGTGTCACCTGATATCTGGAGCTCAGCGCTGGACACCTGCTCTGCCTTCCCGTTCAGCCTTGTATAACTCTCCTTATTAGTTACATCAAAGGGTTCAAGGTTTGGTGTCACTTCTTCTTTCTCAGCTAGATTCACTATAAAGAAAAGGAAGCGATAAAACTGTTTGCATTctgtaaaataagattttttctgcacaataattctaaacagtggcggttctacacaggggcctagaggggccactgcccctgtgaagaagcccttggcccctgctgtggcccctgtgtcaaatgaataatgaaatgatcaatttataacgatgaacgacggaacaattctcacctatttttggttcaaacaatatctcattgtacacaaaaggaacccagaatgtatACATTGTATGATAGTTTAATTgcgcactttcaaaataaattaaaagtaattgtgcacaaaaatgagaaatgtcattgtcgtacataaataattattgttggtaagtctcattgtttcaatcagtgtatttgtatcttccaaaaattcttaaatgaaaattttaaatgagctaaaataaaggttttgaatgcttaaatatcatctttgccattttttaatgggcccctctgattatacactggcccctgcttggcccccacagtaaaattagtcTAGAGCCGCCACTGATTCTAAATCCCTCTTACCTTTTCCTGTTGGTGTAATTTGCTGTGTTTGCATGATGCCTCCACTTGTGCAGCTTAGAGATTCTCCACAGGTGCTCTCTGACATCTCTGGAGTTGGATCTGCTCCTGGATCTGACTGATCTTCAGTTTTGGCATCTTGGCTTTCCTCTtcttgaacacaaaaaacacacaaaaataattacaaaaacacacataaaacacacaaaaaacacacacaaaaagacagaaaacacacataaaaacacaaaaaacacaaaataattacaaaaacacatacaaaaatacatacaaaacacacatcaaaacataaaaaaaatacaaaaaacacacataaaaacacacacaaaaaccacataaaaaacacaaaaaaacagataaaaaaaataaataacaaaaaacacttaacacaaaaaatgctgaatgcacactgcaaaattagtaaaaaaaaaaaaatgaaatcacgttactacacttggtcgaggtgggtttttttttacctttgctgaaaaagggttgttgcattaaattggacatggaaacttctggaaaagccaaaactggAGTTGGATCTGCTCCTGGATCTGACTGATCTTCAGTTTTGGCATCTTGGCTCTCCTCTTCTTGTTCAGTCAGAATTACCTG
This sequence is a window from Centropristis striata isolate RG_2023a ecotype Rhode Island chromosome 10, C.striata_1.0, whole genome shotgun sequence. Protein-coding genes within it:
- the LOC131979485 gene encoding uncharacterized protein LOC131979485 isoform X2, with amino-acid sequence MEMEMETSTLPPKAPRLSVDEDALASHVLEIIGGFSLEALQTLEEAGESDVWPMEEGDDSVFYSDEDQAHQDNKANTNSGFGANERKLLVNSVAAEEDDAEEEESFTNEQTAELEKDVTQQVILTEQEEESQDAKTEDQSDPGADPTPVLAFPEVSMSNLMQQPFFSKEEESQDAKTEDQSDPGADPTPEMSESTCGESLSCTSGGIMQTQQITPTGKVNLAEKEEVTPNLEPFDVTNKESYTRLNGKAEQVSSAELQISGDTQLQVEPQQDHNFHAPVGFHQKPSPGSSTLPLLRKSCSRVSTQESFNHLSSSSKYSTVCYRKIRRGNTRQKIEKFEFMVVNL
- the LOC131979485 gene encoding uncharacterized protein LOC131979485 isoform X1; amino-acid sequence: MEMEMETSTLPPKAPRLSVDEDALASHVLEIIGGFSLEALQTLEEAGESDVWPMEEGDDSVFYSDEDQAHQDNKANTNSGFGANERKLLVNSVAAEEDDAEEEESFTNEQTAELEKDVTQQQVILTEQEEESQDAKTEDQSDPGADPTPVLAFPEVSMSNLMQQPFFSKEEESQDAKTEDQSDPGADPTPEMSESTCGESLSCTSGGIMQTQQITPTGKVNLAEKEEVTPNLEPFDVTNKESYTRLNGKAEQVSSAELQISGDTQLQVEPQQDHNFHAPVGFHQKPSPGSSTLPLLRKSCSRVSTQESFNHLSSSSKYSTVCYRKIRRGNTRQKIEKFEFMVVNL